From Struthio camelus isolate bStrCam1 chromosome 8, bStrCam1.hap1, whole genome shotgun sequence:
ACTCAACCCAGGTTTAACGTGCTGAGCTCACGTGAAAATCCACGGTCGCAGCGCCCGGGCAGGTGGGAGCTCTTGGATACCGGAGATTTTTTTAGGGTAGGTTAGCCCAACTTCTCCCCGGCAGGAGTGATTCCTCCAGAGGACAGAGGAATAAACCAACCGATCTCCTGGGGGCTCTTCCGGTCCCGTTTTCCTAAGATCTATGATTTTCACTGGCTTGTTCGTTATTAGATATGTACGGAGGCGTTTGGAGAGAGATAATAGCTCCTCTGCCTCGGAGGCAGCAGCGAAGGCTTGAGCCTCTCCGGGGAGACACGCGCTCACTTCCACGAGCGAAACGAGGAGCTGGggaggctgctggcagccagTGCAATCAAACCCTCAGGCCTCTAAATAAATAATTGCGCCCACGGCTTCCCCTGCCCGCTCCGAAAGTGCCTGGCAAGCAGCGGCCGGCTCCTCGGCAGGGAGCTAGCGTCAGCGCCGCCGCACACAAGGGACCACCgcggcgcagcccggcgccgcggggcggacGAGCTGCCGCTGGCCCTGCAAACCTGTCCCAGCCCCGTGTGCAAGACAGGAGCGGGGGGGTCTCTCCCGGGGCACGTGAAGAGCTGGATGTAGCGCCGGCGTGTCGCAGCCTCCTGTTTTCTCCGACGGGTTTTTCCTGCCTGCTCTGGGACCGGGTCTCAGCCGGTGGTGGCGTCTCCTGGGCTATCCGGCAGCCATGGGAATAAGGGGGGTGTCTGGGAGGAAGGACCGCGACGGCGGGGGGAAGGAGCTGGGTGGGCTCAAGCACAGTTTGGTGAGTGAGGGGTGTGAAGGCAGCGGGGACAAACCAGCCAGGAATACGTTTCGGTCAGACATTGGGAGATGGTCTCTCACCATCAGTGGTGGGGGGGCTCTGGAAGAGGTTTTCCTAGAGGAGCAGGGGGAGCTTGTTTAAGGCGATGCTTAGTTAGTTTATGAAAGGTTAGCCTGTAAAAGGCTGGTTTATAAAAAGTCAGCTTAGGCCAGCCTTTGTGCTGGGCTCTGCTGTGGTTgtctgtggctgcaggggctagaaactggtggcccaggtggCCCCTTCCTGGCCTCAGTGTCCATGAGGAGCTTTTCCCACCCGGGAAACCCTGTGAGACTCCCCAGATTGTCCCTGTTCACCCCAGGACAGGAACAAGACCCGTCCCACCCTTCCTGGAAGCAAAAAGATCGAGGAGGAGAGGACAATACTGAGCATCGGTGCATCTCCTGCATGAGAATAAAGACTGGGCAGCGAGAAAAGGGACCTTCCTGAGACCAGAGCCTGCGCCCAAGGGCGAGATCAGCCGCCTGCGAGCCGGCTTCCCTCTCCGAGGTGGATGCCCTTAATCGTGGCAGCCCCGAGCCACGGGGTCACGTCAGGAACCGGGCACCGTCAAACGTGCAAGCGGACGGCGCGGTGGCCGCCTCTGCCCGAGGCCCGGCGCCAGCAGCGGACGCCGTCATTCCCATTGCGCTGCTCCTGGCAGGGGAGCGACTGCCCGTTAGCCTGAAGATACTGCGGTGCCCTTTACGAAGAGAGGAAGAGCGATCAAGCTCTTCAGGGGTTGAGAAAGAGAGGCTCCTGTCTAGCAGAGGAGAGGCGGTTCAACAGAGGACACGAGCGAGCGACATCCTGCCGGGCAGCGAGAAAACGGACGCCAAAAACCCGTCGGAGAAAACGGGAGGCTGCGACACGGCGGCGCGTGAACCGAGGCCGGGGAAGGGGTAGCGAAGGGCTCCCGAGGGCAGCTGGAGCGGCCGCGAACGCGTCCGAGAGCAAGCCAGGAGagccctggggagaggggaaCGGGACGGGGGCGGCGAACGCTCGGCAGAGCGGGGATGCGCTGCGCCGCCTTCGAGCGATCGGCACAAAAcggcaaagcttttctttttctaaaaagccCCGGCCCCAAAAAGCCTCGTGTCTTTGCTCGTCCGAGGGAGCGCGTCAAGGCACGGCTGGGCAGCGCGGCGCCTGGCCGAAGGGCGCTGGGCACCCGCGGGGAGCGGCAGCGATAACCGCCCCTGCTTTCGGCCGACACGGCTGACGCCGGTCCAGAGCTAACGCTGGCCGCCGGGACGCGCCGGGGAGGAGGCGGGACAGGGCCTGGGTGGGAAGGAGGAAAACACGGAGGGAAAGAAAGGTGGTTCCCGTTTTCTGCAGGTTTTGGGCGGCTAAAGCCTTCAGGCTAAGTCCGGAGGGAGACGGGTGGGTAGCGCACATGCGGAAGAACGGAGGAGGTGCTCAAAGGCGCCTGACAAGCAGCGCTCGTCACACAGGTCGGACGCGAGCGTTGCGCGTGGACCGCCAAAGGCTGCCCGGAAACAGCCCGCATGAGCTGTACAGATCCACACCTGCCAAGCGGAGACGCCGGCGGCTGTAGCTGCCCCTGCGCAGAGGtggggacccccctccccgccccaggcaGCAGCGTGCAAAACActggctgaaaacactgctgtaTTTGGTTAGCGGGTGCGTGCTCAAGAAGGCAGCGCGAAATAATTGACAGGATTATTTGCAGCCGTGGGCAGTGTTACTTTCCCgaaagcagcagccccggcggggaACCGATGGGGGAATAGCTGTGAAGGGCAGGAGCTGCCAAACGgacagatggagagagggagaaaagccaCCGCGGGAAGCAAGCGCCTGCCTATCGCCCAGCTTTGCCAGGAGGCGGAGGTCGGCCTCCGTTTTGGGGCCGGGGAGCTGCGCGTGAGCGTTTCGCGCGGCCGGGCTGGGCCCAAGGCCCGTTACAGCAGCACCAGCCCGACCACCGCGACGAGCATGAGGAGCCCGGCGAGGACGCAGACGCTGACGAAGACCATGTCGCTGGTGTCTTGGCTCCCGCTTTCGCGggcgccggccgcctccgcctcccgccGCTGGGCGTCCCCGAGGTTTTCCGCCTGCGGGCTCGGCCGCTGCGGGTCCGGGCCGGCGATGAGGCTGGCCGAGGCCTCCTTCCTCTTGGGCTCGCACTGCACTTCGTACTTGTGGACGTCCTCCTGGCCGCCGGCCGAGAAGTCGATGTAGAGGACGCTGACGACCACGGACGTGTGGTTCCTCCTCTGCAAGGCAGAGGGTTTCCGCGCGGGTCGCCCtctccgcccgccgcggccccgcgccggcccgccgccccgcttaCCTGGGACTCGGTGCCGCAGGTGTCGAACCGCCTGTGTATTTTAAAGTTCGAGCCGACCACTTGGGCAGCGCAGGACGGGGTGCCCAAATAAATCCGGTGTCTCTCCAGCGGGGCGACGGACTGCACGGGGATCTGGATGTGGAAGTCCGTCCGCGTGCAGCTGACGTTCATGGGCACGACTGCCGGGGCGGAAAACGGGGAAGAGCCCATCGGAGCGAGCCGGGCGGCGCCGGTGGGACGGGGCCTCCCCGGGCTGGGCGTTTTGGGGGAACCGCAGTTACTGCCCTGTGTccgcctccccccctccacccccaaaaggATGTTTTTCACGGGGAGCCGGTGGCGAGCGCTCGCCATTGTGCTGGGGGGCGTTGGGCCCCTCTGGGTGCAAAAAGCAAGCGCCCAGGGCAAGGAGTGGGGAGAAAGACGCCCCGCTCGTTAGAGCTGAGCCTCGCTGAGCTCGAAGCCGGGCGCTATGAATTATCGAATtactccagctccctctgaacctTGGCCTTAGGAAACTGATAAGATGGAATAAAATCGATACGGAAAAACGGTGTCGCTGCGCTACGCTCAGTGCATTATAAAACCATGAGAGGTTTTACCAGATAACTCAAGGGCCTTAGATGAAGAGGAGGAGCAAGCGGCTCCTCTCTCTTGGCGTGAAGGCTTTCTTTCGGAGGGCTGTACGTCACGGGGGCCCAGCCCAAGCCGTTCCCTTCCACGGGCCCAGCCGAAACGAAAATATTCGAAAGGCTTAATAGCTGTGGAGCCCGAGGTGGCCCTTTCTCCTCCTGCGTCAGTGGCCCCTGGGGCTGCGCTGGCAGCGCTTCAGGAGCGCGCCGGCCCTTCCCTTTTGGAAATCGCATCGTCCCGATCTCTTCCCGATTGTCCGCAGCCGCGCAGCCGCCGGCGATGGCGGTACAAGAATAAAGCATCGCAGGACAGGCCGCGCGCGCCGCCTTACCTCCGACGTAGGCTACGGCGAAGCCCCGGTTGGCCGTGTTGCGGTCCGTGTGGAGGACCAACAGCAGCTTGTTCCCGCTGGATACGATGGGAGACAACCGCTCTCGCCCGCACCACTTGCCCAGCAGGGAGGCGTTTTCGGCGCCTCCGTCGAACGCTGCCAGATGGTCGTAGTCGCAGCCATCTGTCAGGCTGCTCCGTCCCTCCAGATCCAAGTCCAAGAAGAAGACTTTGATTCGGTACCCCGGGGGCAGCTGGATGGTCCACTGGCACTTGAGGTTATTGGGGTAGAAGTTGGGATATTGAGGACTGGAGAAGTTTCCTTTGACGGCTGTATACACTTCCTGGCACGCGCCTGCTTAGAAACGACCACAACAAAAAGGCAAACGTCGCGTCCCTCCTGGATGCAGCCCCCCTCGGAGCCCCGCGGCCCCTCGCTGGGATCCGCATCCCCCAGTCCTCGCGGCAACACCATCCCCTGCCGTCACCGCCGGAGGCCGAGTatcggcagcgcccggcgccgggAGGCGTTTCCCGCGCCAGACCTGCTCCTTCAAACCCAGCCGTACCGGAGTAGAAATGGGCTTTGAAGCCTCTGCCGCCGATGTTGAAGTCGGACTTGAAGACGACGAGGAGCTCGCGGCCGGAGGAGACGGTGTGCGGAGGGCTCCGGCTGCCGCAGTAGCGGCCCAGGCGGGCGGCCACCGCCGTGGCCCCGTCGAAGAGGGCCACGTAGTCGAAGCTGCACTCCTCGTCGTTCTCCAGCTGGAAGTCGGCGAAGACCAGCTTGAcgctggcgcccgccgcggcccggatGCTCCAGCGGCACTCGGCGTTGTTGGGGTAATTCTCCGGGTAATCGGGGCTGGTGATCTCGCCGGAGAGCGCCGTGAGCTCCCCGCCGCAGACGTCTGCCAGGAGCAACAAGGGGTcggaggccgggccggccccgtTCCCTCTCGCGCCTCATCCCCCCCGACCCGGCGCCTCGGGGACCATGCCCcgtctgccccccaccccggggctaCCTTGGCGGTAAGCGGCGGCGAAGCCGTGGCTGGCCACGTGCTTGTCCGAGTGGAAGATGACGGCCAGGACGTGCCAGGAGGAGGTGAAggagggcggcgggcggtggCCGCAGAAGGTGCCCAGCAGGTTGCCGCGGTCCCTGGCGACGCCGTTGTAGATCTGCAGGTAGTCGTAGCCGCAGGCGTCGTGGTACTCCAGGTCGAAGTGGCTGAAGGTGAGCAGGATGGAGGAGCCCTCGGCCACCACGAGGAGCCACGTGCACTCGGTGTCGTAGGGGTAGAGCCCGGGGAAGTTGGGGCTGGAGAAGTTGCCCGACGGCGCCGAGAGCACCCCGCCGCATTTGATGCCTGCCCGAAAAAAATGCGCcaggtggtgggggtgggggggaagcgaTATTCGGAGGCCCGTAAGGCAGCTGGAAAGGCCAGCAGTGTGCAGCAGCCCCTCGGCACTCGTCCGTCCATACCACCGGCCCCCCGGGCCAAAAACCTGGCCGcgtttggggagagcaggggtgCTCCCGGCCAGCCGACTTGCCAGGCTGACCTGTTGGCCCGAGCCCCCAGAATCATTGTGTCGCCTGCTCAACTCGCCCTGCATCGCGGGGGACCTTTTTAAATCCGGAGGAGGGTTGTATTCTACACACAGTGATATGCACGCatgcgtatatatatatagatagatactGATATAGATATATGCATGCATTTATGGGTGTGCACAGCTCAGAAACTTAGCAGCCGCTCAGCAAAGCGACCTTAGACCTTAGCAAGGCGACTCCTTCCCGCAGCAAAACGAGCGCGAAGCAGGAGAGCGGGCGCTGTGCGcggcagcggtggcggcggcaggaggctccttccccaggccagagccgccggcgggagccccgccgcccgccgccacggGCTCTTACCTCTGCCGGCGGTCACCGGCCGAGCCGCGCACAGGACGGCCAGGGCGGCCAGCCAGCCCGCCCCGTGGCACCCCATcctccggcccggccggcgccccgAGGTCCTTCCCGAGCTGCCCATGcggcagagaaaaaaataagtaagtaaagagagaaataaataaaaagcaggcGGACTGCAGAGTTAATAGCGGGATGAATAATTCATCGCTTGTTTGAATTAAGAGCGGCAAGGTAACTTGATCTATTCCTCCCTTCCTTCACTCGGTTTTAATGATCTGGATCAAATGTCCCAAGGATTTACACTATACCAGATACCTTGTCAATACACTATATTTAGAAGAGATATTAATGTTTCAGATATGGTGTATAACGGCAGTAAGTCTGGGCTGACAATATGCCCTTAAGGGGCTATGAAAATAATTTAGTCCGCCAGGCAAGACAGCGAACCAAAATGGGAATTTCAGCCTTGCCACGGAAAAGCACCTCCGGAATTAACGTGATTTATGCTGCGGCGCGCTCCGCACCGAGCCAACTGTTGCTCAAAGCCGGGGAAACAGCGACCCCCTTCCAGGCCGTGTTCCTTCGACAAAAAACAGGCAGCGCAGCGGAGAGTCGGGAATTGCCGGACGCAGCCCGAAAGGCCGACGGGGATGCTCGCCGGCGACCCCCCACGAAAACTTTGCGGGGCCGGAGGGCAGCCCAGCCGGAGGAGCGCCCGCAGCCTCTCCGGCGCGCGCGGCCCCCTCCTCCTACGTACCAGCGGCCGGCCGCATTTTATTCGTGCTTAATCCAGGCAGCGGTTAGCTTGCAAAGCCCCCGGCGGACGCTACCGAGAGGCCTCCGGCGGGTCGGATCCCGCTGCCGGGAAGGGAGCGAGCGCTGGCCCGCGGCGCTCGCAGGGAGGCTGCGGTCGGCGCGCCTGGGCGGCCAGCCCGGCGCACATCTCACCTCCCTGCGACAAGGCTAAAGCTGAATTGCGGCTCGCGGGCAAACGCATCGGTTCCCGCAGGACCCGTGAGGCCCTCCAGGAGGGCTCGCGCTCCTTTGCGGGACCCCGCGTTGGCCGGGGGAGGCTTGTTTCCCGTGCTGTGCCCCGTTAGCTGGAGAAACACCGGCCCCAGCAGCGTTTCGGCTCCTTCCCTCCCGTCCAAGAGCGAAAACACTTTGCTGCCGCCATCTCTGACGCGCAGGTGAGCGCTAGGCACCAAAAAAAGCCACGAcggcctcaaaaaaaaaaaaaaaaaacgctgccTAAGAGACCTGAGCTAAAAAAAGTCACCTTCAAAGCAGTGGGGAAAGGAGCAGCAAGTATCTCTAAATCTCAGCCGGTGAGACAAGTTGCATTTATTAATTAAGCAACGAGGATCGATGCCTGGGACGTTTCCTGCGGATTAATGACGGGCTGGGAGGAGCCGGCGGCCCGAGGTGCGGCTAACCGGTCGTCAATCCCCAGGAAACGCTCCATGCCAAGGTCATTAAGCGTCTGCATATATTTATGGGGAATCACAACAATATTTACGCAGCGTCTCTTGCCCCCGGCCCGGCTTGGCCGGAGCCGCGCAGCgcgtccgggggggacccagtGCGAGGAGCCCCCGCAAGAGCACCCTTCTCTAAGGGCGGCAGCAGGCCGCCGAGGCGTTAACCACCTGGGACAATTTCCAGCTGGGAAACGGAGGGCTCCcgaggccgggcagcgccgcggcctcTCCCGAATACGTCGCGAGTCGCCCCCCCACGGCTCAGGCAGCGGGGCTGATTCTCCGTCACCGTACGAGCGAGCGGCAGGTTCACCGCCACCCTCGCCCACCTCCCCGTCTCCCGCGGGCCCCACCTACGTCCCGGCCACCGCTGGCCTCGGCACCGAGATGCCCGCCGGCAACggagcccgcggcggccggggccgctcgtCTCCCCCGCGGCGGCTCAGCGGGGGCGAGGGGGCCGCGCCGCGAGCAGCCGGGGGCCCGAGCCGCCGGTCCAAAGAGCGGTGAttaggaaggggagggaggccgGCCCTTGGGCGGCAGCTCGGGCCGCAGCGGCTCCGGAGAGCTTTGGCTTGGACCGGTGCGGCTGCGGTTTTATTGGGGACGTGCTGTATGGGGgctgcctctctgctcctccGGGAGCGAATCCATAAATGGTGAGCCAAAAAAAGGCGTTGGGTGCATTTAAATAGAAAGGATGTGAGCGGGACTGCGAGACTTCGGAGAAGATCAAAGGTTTACATACGGTCCCCGGGAGGAACGGGAATTATTTAGGCAAGAAATAATGAGATGAAATTAAGAaggtattcaggaaaaaaaaaaaaaaaaaggggggggggagcaaagCCAAGCCCCCGAGCCCAGCAGAGCGCTGCCggaggcgcggggcggctccTTGGGGACGCTAGTCCCCGTCCCGCTTGCTTGGAGACGGCCGGGGGGCTAGAGCATCCCGCCAGCGCCGTCCGACCCGGCGGGAGCCCCCCCGCGAGCCCGTACTTCCAAGGACACGGTCGGGCCCGGCATGGGGTCCGAGAGCCGCCGTCCCCGCGGCGAGGCGGGCTGCCGGCTGGCCGGACGCAGCCTCCCGCCGCGGTCCGCCGCCGCAGGATGGCCGCGCGCCGCCGTCACAGCTCGCTCCGTCTCTCACCGCCCTCCCTTTGAGCCGCGAACAAAGGCAGCAGGCTGCGCAGCACAACGGCCGCGCCAGCTGGGGAGGGTTGAACCGGCCGGGCCCATATGTGCCGAAACACCCAGACATATTGGGGTTGCGTTTAAAGGAGCAGGGCCCCGCGTTCGCTCCGAGGTTCTTCGCTTTTCCAAAGCGAGCAGCAAGTTTTACCTCAGGCCTTTGCAAAAAGGCTTCGGGGAGTCT
This genomic window contains:
- the CDCP2 gene encoding CUB domain-containing protein 2, whose product is MGCHGAGWLAALAVLCAARPVTAGRGIKCGGVLSAPSGNFSSPNFPGLYPYDTECTWLLVVAEGSSILLTFSHFDLEYHDACGYDYLQIYNGVARDRGNLLGTFCGHRPPPSFTSSWHVLAVIFHSDKHVASHGFAAAYRQDVCGGELTALSGEITSPDYPENYPNNAECRWSIRAAAGASVKLVFADFQLENDEECSFDYVALFDGATAVAARLGRYCGSRSPPHTVSSGRELLVVFKSDFNIGGRGFKAHFYSGACQEVYTAVKGNFSSPQYPNFYPNNLKCQWTIQLPPGYRIKVFFLDLDLEGRSSLTDGCDYDHLAAFDGGAENASLLGKWCGRERLSPIVSSGNKLLLVLHTDRNTANRGFAVAYVGVVPMNVSCTRTDFHIQIPVQSVAPLERHRIYLGTPSCAAQVVGSNFKIHRRFDTCGTESQRRNHTSVVVSVLYIDFSAGGQEDVHKYEVQCEPKRKEASASLIAGPDPQRPSPQAENLGDAQRREAEAAGARESGSQDTSDMVFVSVCVLAGLLMLVAVVGLVLL